A single window of Syntrophotalea acetylenica DNA harbors:
- a CDS encoding type II secretion system protein: MMRRMFSVARNPAGMTLIEVVITVAIVGILASAVLPLAEVTIKRTQEMELRRSLRELRSAIDQYKADFDKAVLDKHIVSDTDQTGYPLNLEELVTGKNWGGLYAFPRKYLRRIPRDPFNPEEEWGMRGYRDAPDSPSWDGKDVYDVYSRSDQTALDGTAYSSW, encoded by the coding sequence ATGATGCGCAGAATGTTTTCCGTCGCCCGAAACCCTGCGGGGATGACGCTGATCGAGGTGGTGATTACGGTCGCCATTGTCGGTATCCTGGCCTCGGCCGTGCTGCCCCTTGCCGAAGTTACGATCAAGCGTACCCAGGAGATGGAACTGCGGCGATCGCTGCGGGAATTGCGGTCGGCCATCGACCAGTACAAGGCAGATTTCGACAAGGCGGTTCTGGACAAACACATCGTTTCGGATACCGACCAGACCGGCTATCCGCTCAACCTTGAGGAACTGGTGACGGGCAAAAACTGGGGCGGGCTTTATGCCTTTCCCCGCAAATATCTGCGGCGGATTCCTCGCGATCCCTTCAATCCCGAGGAAGAGTGGGGGATGCGTGGCTATCGCGATGCGCCGGATTCACCTTCCTGGGACGGTAAGGATGTTTATGATGTGTACAGTCGAAGCGATCAGACAGCGCTGGACGGGACCGCCTACAGTTCCTGGTAA
- a CDS encoding type IV pilin protein, whose protein sequence is MCTVEAIRQRWTGPPTVPGKTVAELRVRPCAGFTLIELMIVMTIVAILAAIAVPHYQRNLIQARESVLRENLYQMRKAIDGFFADQGRYPESLEELVEKRYLRGIPKDPFTGSAETWYTIPPEVLDLGAGDPGAVYDVRSGSNLAGLNGIPYRDW, encoded by the coding sequence ATGTGTACAGTCGAAGCGATCAGACAGCGCTGGACGGGACCGCCTACAGTTCCTGGTAAGACCGTTGCGGAGCTCCGGGTACGGCCCTGTGCCGGTTTTACGCTCATCGAATTGATGATCGTCATGACGATCGTGGCGATTCTGGCCGCCATTGCCGTCCCCCATTACCAGCGAAATTTGATTCAGGCACGGGAATCGGTGCTGCGGGAAAACCTGTATCAGATGCGCAAGGCTATTGACGGCTTTTTCGCCGATCAGGGGCGATACCCGGAGAGCCTGGAAGAACTGGTCGAAAAGCGTTACTTGCGGGGCATTCCCAAGGACCCCTTTACCGGAAGTGCGGAAACATGGTACACCATACCACCAGAAGTACTGGATCTTGGCGCGGGGGATCCTGGCGCTGTCTACGATGTACGCAGCGGCAGCAACCTGGCAGGACTCAACGGCATTCCTTATCGCGACTGGTAG
- the ftsE gene encoding cell division ATP-binding protein FtsE, translated as MIQLYNVCMSYQKDASALTDFSLKVPKGDFLYLTGSSGAGKSTLLKLLYGAEKPSRGQILVNGMNITRMRSWRIPLLRRKIGIVFQDFKLISTRTLFENVAFPLEVQGKKRYEISNKVYQALKHVGLQGKLNRLPLQLSGGEQQRAAIARALVTDPLILLADEPTGNLDDDVANDIMELFKGANARGTTVVFATHDREMIRRFPRRIVVLDKGRLVEDHTP; from the coding sequence ATGATTCAGCTTTACAATGTCTGCATGTCATATCAGAAAGACGCCAGCGCCCTGACCGATTTCAGTCTCAAGGTTCCCAAGGGTGATTTTCTCTATCTGACCGGCTCCTCCGGGGCCGGAAAATCCACTCTTCTGAAATTGTTGTACGGCGCTGAAAAGCCCAGTCGAGGCCAGATTCTGGTCAATGGCATGAACATAACCCGTATGAGATCCTGGCGCATTCCTCTGCTGCGGCGCAAAATCGGCATCGTATTTCAGGATTTCAAATTGATATCCACCCGGACCTTGTTTGAGAACGTCGCTTTTCCCCTCGAAGTTCAGGGTAAAAAGCGCTACGAAATCAGCAACAAGGTTTATCAGGCCCTCAAACACGTCGGGTTGCAGGGAAAGCTGAACCGTCTGCCTTTGCAACTGTCCGGCGGCGAGCAGCAGCGGGCCGCCATTGCCCGGGCACTGGTTACGGATCCTTTGATACTGCTGGCCGACGAGCCCACCGGAAATCTCGATGACGACGTTGCCAACGATATCATGGAGCTTTTCAAGGGAGCCAACGCACGGGGCACGACGGTTGTTTTCGCCACCCATGATCGGGAAATGATTCGGCGCTTTCCGCGACGGATCGTGGTCCTCGACAAGGGCCGGCTCGTCGAAGACCACACACCCTGA